A single region of the Brachypodium distachyon strain Bd21 chromosome 3, Brachypodium_distachyon_v3.0, whole genome shotgun sequence genome encodes:
- the LOC100840321 gene encoding cinnamoyl-CoA reductase 2, giving the protein MGVSNVDGVNTASCGAAGSTGHGRTVCVTGAGGFIASWLVKLLLEKGYTVRGTVRNPDDVAKNAHLTALDGAAERLSLFRADLLDQESLAAAFRGCEGVFHTACPVTEDPEKLIEPAVNGTRNVLNAAADVGGIRRVVMTSSIGAVYMNSGNRAGEADETCWSDLQYCKDTKNWYCYAKTIAEQTAWSLAAARHLDLVVINPSLVLGPLLQPAVNASTTHIAKYLDGSVKTYYANAAQAYAHVRDVADAHARAYETPDASGRYLCAGETVHRAEVCRILGKLFPEYPVPTKCKGGEGELKKGCRFSNRRLKELGVGVTPTSQCLYETVTSLQDKGLLPKPQAHAW; this is encoded by the exons ATGGGTGTTAGTAATGTCGATGGTGTCAACACGGCCAGCTGCGGCGCCGCCGGTAGTACTGGCCACGGCCGCACCGTGTGCGTGACGGGCGCCGGCGGATTCATCGCGTCATGGCTCGTGAAGCTCCTCCTGGAGAAGGGCTACACCGTGCGCGGCACGGTCCGGAACCCCGATGATGTCGCGAAGAACGCTCACCTGACCGCCCtggacggcgcggcggagcggcTGAGCCTCTTCCGGGCAGACCTGCTCGACCAGGagagcctcgccgccgcgttcCGGGGCTGCGAGGGCGTCTTCCACACCGCCTGCCCCGTCACCGAGGACCCA GAGAAACTGATCGAGCCGGCGGTGAACGGGACACGGAACGTGCTgaacgcggcggcggacgtgGGCGGCATCCGGCGCGTGGTGATGACGTCTTCGATCGGCGCCGTGTACATGAACTCCGGCAACCGCGCCGGGGAGGCCGACGAGACGTGCTGGAGCGACCTCCAGTACTGCAAGGACACCAAGAACTGGTACTGCTACGCCAAGACGATCGCCGAGCAGACCGCCTggtccctcgccgccgcacgGCACCTGGACCTCGTCGTCATCAACCCTTCCCTGGTGCTCGGCCCGCTGCTGCAGCCCGCCGTGAACGCCAGCACGACGCACATCGCCAAGTACCTGGACGGGTCCGTGAAGACTTATTACGCCAACGCGGCGCAGGCGTACGCGCACGTCCGGGACGTGGCGGACGCGCACGCGCGCGCCTACGAGACGCCGGACGCGTCCGGAAGGTACCTCTGCGCGGGCGAGACCGTGCACCGCGCCGAGGTTTGCCGGATACTGGGGAAGCTCTTTCCGGAGTACCCCGTGCCCACAAAGTGTAAAGGTGGGGAAGGTGAGTTGAAGAAGGGGTGCCGGTTCAGTAACCGGAGGCTGAAGGAGCTTGGGGTTGGAGTTACGCCGACCAGCCAGTGTTTGTATGAGACCGTTACTAGTCTCCAGGACAAGGGCCTGCTGCCCAAACCTCAAGCTCATGCGTGGTGA
- the LOC100840840 gene encoding 60S ribosomal protein L39: MPSHKTFRIKQKLAKKMRQNRPIPYWIRMRTDNTIRYNAKRRHWRRTKLGF; this comes from the exons ATG CCGTCCCATAAGACGTTCCGGATTAAGCAGAAGCTGGCCAAGAAGATGCGGCAGAACCGCCCAATCCCCTACTGGATCCGCATGCGCACCGACAACACCATCAG GTACAATGCCAAGCGCAGGCACTGGCGCCGCACCAAGCTTGGATTCTAA